The Sporosarcina ureae genome includes a region encoding these proteins:
- a CDS encoding DUF1805 domain-containing protein produces the protein MIHHKLIKKGVGVLIEHQSISIDGQSFQAVTVRLPKTTLLTVSNDKGYIMCGALDVGLLNSVLADRKIVAGRAVGVKTIEQLLAAPLESVTLEAEQYGISAGMIGSEALLRMT, from the coding sequence ATGATTCATCATAAGCTGATAAAGAAAGGGGTGGGTGTCTTGATTGAACACCAAAGCATATCTATTGATGGACAGTCATTTCAAGCAGTCACGGTAAGATTACCGAAAACAACGTTACTTACAGTTTCAAATGACAAAGGGTATATTATGTGTGGTGCACTTGATGTGGGATTACTAAATAGTGTGCTAGCAGACCGCAAAATAGTTGCGGGTCGTGCTGTTGGAGTAAAAACGATTGAGCAATTGCTCGCAGCACCTTTAGAATCCGTTACACTTGAGGCTGAGCAGTACGGTATTTCCGCTGGCATGATTGGTTCTGAGGCATTATTGAGGATGACGTAA